Proteins from a single region of Eublepharis macularius isolate TG4126 chromosome 9, MPM_Emac_v1.0, whole genome shotgun sequence:
- the ARSA gene encoding arylsulfatase A — protein MPSAGLGALLQAALALLASAGRPPNVVLLFADDLGFGDLAAYGHPTSATPNLDKLAAGGLRFSSFYSSSPVCSPSRAGLLTGRYQTRSGVYPGVFYPGSRGGLPLAEVTVAELLKSGGYATAMVGKWHLGVGPNGTFLPTHQGFDHYLGVPYSHDQGPCQNLTCFPPNTPCFGTCDEGVVPVPLFWNLSIVEQPVSFPHLEARYTAFAQDFIAACARRQQPFLLYYASHHTHYPQFASQEYTGQTLRGPFGDALLELDGSVGHLLQALEDSGVRDNTLVFFTSDNGPETMRMSRGGSSGLLKCGKGTTYEGGMREPAVAYWPGRIAPGVTHELASTLDILPTVAAVAGVPLPKATLDGYDLSPVLFENKESPRKVMFYYPPAPSPLLGVFAVRYGKYKAHFFTQGAFHSGTTPDLDCHGLTPLLSHEPPLLHDLESDPAENYDLLRGGAVEPEVLAVLKEVRLQKAVFDEQMKFAESQTWRGKDPSLEPCCSPQCQPKPSCCRCPAASRPHLPLVPPSRIGL, from the exons ATGCCTTCCGCGGGGCTCGGCGCCCTGTTGCAGGCGGCGCTGGCCCTGCTGGCCTCGGCCGGCCGGCCGCCCAACGTGGTGCTGCTCTTCGCCGACGACTTGGGCTTCGGAGACCTGGCCGCCTACGGCCACCCCACGTCGGCCACCCCCAACCTGGACAAGCTGGCGGCGGGCGGCCTGCGCTTCAGCAGCTTCTACAGCAGCAGCCCCGTCTGCAGCCCCTCCCG GGCCGGCCTGCTGACGGGGCGCTACCAGACGCGCTCGGGCGTCTACCCGGGCGTGTTCTACCCCGGCTCGCGCGGAGGCCTCCCCTTGGCCGAGGTGACCGTGGCCGAGCTGCTGAAGAGCGGGGGCTACGCCACTGCCATGGTGGGCAAGTGGCACCTGGGCGTGGGGCCCAACGGCACCTTCCTGCCCACGCACCAGGGCTTTGACCACTACTTGGGGGTGCCCTACTCGCATGACCAG GGGCCCTGCCAGAACCTCACCTGCTTCCCCCCGAACACGCCGTGCTTTGGCACCTGTGACGAAGGCGTGGTTCCCGTCCCCTTGTTCTGGAATCTCAGCATCGTGGAGCAGCCCGTCTCCTTCCCCCACCTGGAAGCCCGCTACACCGCTTTTGCCCAAGACTTCATTGCTGCTTGCGCCCGGCGTCAACAGCCCTTCCTGCTCTACTATGCCTCCCAT cacaCCCACTACCCCCAGTTTGCCAGCCAGGAATACACAGGCCAGACCCTGCGGGGGCCCTTTGGAGATGCCCTCTTGGAGTTGGATGGCTCTGTGGGGCACCTCCTGCAAGCACTAGAGGACAGCGGGGTACGCGACAACACTCTGGtgttcttcacttctgacaacgG CCCGGAAACCATGCGCATGTCCCGGGGGGGCAGTTCGGGTCTCCTCAAGTGTGGCAAGGGGACAACCTACGAGGGCGGGATGAGGGAGCCTGCTGTGGCCTACTGGCCTGGTCGCATTGCTCCAG gtgtgaCACATGAGCTGGCCAGCACCTTGGACATCCTGCCGACAGTCGCGGCTGTGGCGGGGGTGCCCCTCCCCAAGGCCACCTTGGACGGCTACGACCTGAGCCCTGTCCTCTTTGAAAACAAGGAG AGCCCCCGCAAGGTCATGTTCTATTACCCGCCAGCTCCCAGCCCGTTGCTTGGTGTCTTTGCCGTCCGATATGGAAAGTACAAAGCCCACTTCTTCACACAAG GTGCCTTCCACAGCGGCACAACTCCTGACCTCGACTGCCACGGGCTGACCCCCTTGCTGTCCCATGAACCCCCACTGCTCCATGACCTGGAGTCGGATCCGGCCGAGAACTACGACCTTCTCCGGGGAGGTGCTGTCGAACCTGAAGTTCTGGCCGTCCTCAAAGAAGTCCGCCTGCAGAAGGCCGTTTTTGATGAGCAGATGAAGTTTGCGGAGAGTCAGACGTGGCGGGGAAAAGACCCCTCGCTCGAGCCCTGCTGCTCTCCCCAGTGCCAGCCAAAGCCTTCCTGCTGCCGCTGTCCTGCGGCCTCTCGTCCCCACCTGCCCCTTGTTCCCCCCTCGAGAATCggcctttaa